The Treponema succinifaciens DSM 2489 region GACAAGCGCGGATACGTTGTAACAAATGTCCATGTAATAGAAAAAGCCTCTGTAATAAACATTTCACTTGCGGACGGAACAACTTACGAAGGAACAGTTGTAGGTCAGGACATAGAAAGCGACATTGCCGTTTTAAAATTTGAACCTGCGAAAGGTGCCGACTTAAAAACAATTTCGTTCGGAAATTCTGGAAGCCTCAAGGTCGGACAAAAAGTCATCGCAATCGGAAATCCATTCGCACTTGAACGCACAATGACAACTGGAATTATTTCAGGACTTGGACGCCCAATTCAGAAAAGCGCAAACGTAATAATCCGAAATATGATTCAAACTGACGCCGCAATCAATCCGGGAAATTCAGGCGGTCCTCTTTTAGATAGCCAAGGACGCATGATTGGAATCAACACAATGATTTACTCTTCCAGCGGCTCTTCTGCCGGAGTCGGATTTGCAATTCCAGCAAGCACTGCCCGACGAGTTGTAAGCGACCTTTTAAAATACGGAAAAGTAAACCGCGGTACAATGAAACTTTCGCTCGTTCAAAACACAGCTCGAATCGCAAATTTTGCAGGATATGAAATTTCTTCCGGCATGATTGTAAGCAGCGTAAAAAAAGGAAGCAAGGCGGATCAGGCAGGAATCAAAGGCGGAACTCAAGCAGTTCAGTACGGCACTTTTTATCCGCAGACAATTTATCTTGGCGGCGACATCATAACAGAAATCAACGGAATAAAAATTTCAAAGCTTGCAGACTACTACAGCGCAATAGAAGACAAAGTTCCAGGCGACGTTGTAACCGTAACCGTTTA contains the following coding sequences:
- a CDS encoding S1C family serine protease codes for the protein MKLYSKKQLVTYSISTGILAAVAVSVFFTFFKNDSSKKSGKEISAVEKNQSELKEEIPQTFEAFPVAAENGSYTQDESQNISVYEKCNEAVVNITTKVMGYNWFYEPIVTESGSGSGSIIDKRGYVVTNVHVIEKASVINISLADGTTYEGTVVGQDIESDIAVLKFEPAKGADLKTISFGNSGSLKVGQKVIAIGNPFALERTMTTGIISGLGRPIQKSANVIIRNMIQTDAAINPGNSGGPLLDSQGRMIGINTMIYSSSGSSAGVGFAIPASTARRVVSDLLKYGKVNRGTMKLSLVQNTARIANFAGYEISSGMIVSSVKKGSKADQAGIKGGTQAVQYGTFYPQTIYLGGDIITEINGIKISKLADYYSAIEDKVPGDVVTVTVYRNRKFEKIKIELEASSNSPNASI